The following coding sequences lie in one Crassostrea angulata isolate pt1a10 chromosome 10, ASM2561291v2, whole genome shotgun sequence genomic window:
- the LOC128164852 gene encoding zinc finger protein 678-like, with protein sequence MENTEEPKEDLGKDGNLTLDHVCNNSSLDSKYGHKDRQNVNLSIGQKKGEKSFYNTKRSEHFMQVEFGDSSAFEIRQTPTDNTTSSNEQENDSEKHGKQQTPVSRVSAIDNSQSNVWGSEKDKECQDEAENTSATQFQKTINNDREPAIETSSKKRTINMIVSDILKSKETVDKEKSDDVHSKDGSGSEDTRRETQPKKRRKARNPVNLAYSEDSQDIAGDSLFDKDDNFNCEVCLASFSRHIDLAEHYMLHKDEEGYTYMFNGKTYDTTPDQQSFIESYFYSKMKEKSSVHEDGPDEFYQNIPVNQDNDEYSNQSAMEEGSEMIKSESENPLQCDYCDKAFSSTLLLKRHISVHTGERPHKCDVCGKTFNLPHHLKTHARIHTNVRPYKCDVCGRAFNESSSLKRHTRIHAKERPYIYICDVCGKTFNEPHNLRTHLRIHSDVKPYTCGVCKKAFIRQQTLKNHMRIHTDERPYKCEVCEKAFKELHHLKIHVRIHTDIRPYKCDICEKTFNERSSLKRHIRIHTGEKPYKCSLCDKAFNHNESLKIHLRHHTGERPFRCDICDKTFTDPKNYKSHQKTHSSKLKFKCESCDKSFSEEARMWQHMRIHSGDLPFKCMICGKTFNQSSSLKRHLKTLHPGINLSDKSLFPSIPVESDEDEDLDEEDIADVVNEPPETSATFPVGVEKA encoded by the coding sequence ATGGAAAATACAGAGGAACCAAAAGAAGATTTGGGGAAAGATGGCAACCTAACACTTGATCATGTTTGTAATAACAGTAGTTTAGATAGTAAATATGGTCACAAAGACAGGCAAAATGTTAATCTTTCCATTGGACAAAAAAAGggtgaaaaatctttttacaatACGAAACGGTCTGAGCATTTTATGCAAGTTGAGTTTGGAGATTCCTCAGCTTTTGAAATCAGACAAACCCCTACAGACAACACCACTTCCTCAAATGAACAGGAAAATGACAGTGAAAAACATGGAAAACAGCAGACTCCTGTTAGTCGAGTCAGTGCTATTGATAATAGCCAAAGCAATGTGTGGGGAAGTGAAAAAGATAAAGAGTGTCAAGATGAAGCCGAAAATACCTCTGCTACTCAGTTTCAAAAAACCATAAACAATGACAGAGAGCCAGCAATAGAGACAAGTAGCAAAAAGAGGACCATAAATATGATTGTGAGTGACATCCTGAAAAGTAAAGAAACAGTGGACAAGGAAAAGTCTGATGATGTACACAGCAAAGATGGATCAGGGAGTGAAGATACCAGGAGGGAGACTCAACCAAAGAAGAGAAGAAAGGCCAGGAACCCTGTCAACCTAGCATATAGTGAAGATAGTCAAGACATAGCAGGGGATTCACTCTTTGACAAGGATGATAATTTCAATTGTGAGGTTTGTTTAGCATCATTTAGCAGACACATTGACTTGGCAGAGCACTATATGCTGCATAAGGATGAGGAGGGTTATACTTACATGTTCAATGGAAAGACATATGATACCACTCCAGACCAACAGAGCTTTATAGAATCTTATTTCTACAGCAAAATGAAGGAAAAATCATCTGTTCATGAAGATGGACCTgatgaattttatcaaaacattccAGTAAATCAAGACAATGATGAATATTCAAATCAGTCAGCCATGGAAGAGGGATCAGAAATGATCAAAAGTGAAAGTGAAAACCCACTTCAATGTGACTATTGTGACAAAGCTTTCAGCAGTACTTTGTTACTTAAGAGACACATCAGTGTACATACTGGTGAAAGACCTCACAAGTGTGATGTCTGTGGAAAGACTTTTAATCTACCTCATCATCTGAAAACTCATGCTAGAATCCACACCAATGTCAGACCTTACAAATGTGATGTCTGTGGCCGAGCCTTCAATGAAAGTTCCAGTCTTAAAAGACATACCCGAATCCATGCAAAAGAAAGGCcctatatttatatttgtgaTGTATGTGGAAAAACTTTCAATGAACCTCATAATCTAAGGACCCATCTCAGAATTCATTCCGATGTTAAACCTTACACATGTGGAGTGTGTAAAAAAGCATTCATTCGTCAGCAGACTCTGAAAAATCACATGCGTATTCATACAGATGAGAGACCGTACAAGTGTGAAGTTTGTGAAAAAGCATTCAAAGAGCTACACCACTTAAAAATTCATGTCCGCATCCACACAGATATACGGCCGTACAAGTGTGACATTTGTGAAAAGACTTTCAATGAAAGGTCAAGTTTGAAAAGACATATCCGGATTCACACTGGAGAGAAACCATATAAATGTTCCTTGTGTGACAAGGCATTTAATCACAATGAGAGTTTGAAAATTCATCTACGACATCACACAGGTGAAAGGCCATTCAGGTGTGACATCTGTGATAAAACCTTTACAGACCCCAAAAATTACAAAAGCCACCAGAAAACTCATTCAAGCAAGTTGAAATTCAAGTGTGAGTCCTGTGACAAGTCTTTTTCAGAGGAAGCTAGAATGTGGCAACATATGAGAATCCACAGTGGAGATCTCCCATTCAAGTGCATGATTTGTGGTAAAACTTTCAACCAAAGCTCCAGTCTGAAGCGGCATTTGAAAACGCTGCATCCGGGTATAAACTTATCAGACAAAAGTCTGTTTCCTTCAATTCCAGTTGAGTCAGATGAAGACGAggatttggatgaagaagacaTTGCAGATGTTGTAAATGAACCTCCTGAAACCTCCGCAACATTTCCTGTTGGTGTAGAGAAAGCCTGA
- the LOC128165269 gene encoding neurocalcin homolog: MGKQNSKLQPGTIEELSKQTEFSEEEIRQWYKDFVHDFPKGYVKLGEFERMYEGFFPNGDASKFAKHVFHAFDVDGDGHIDFREFVCGLNATLRGSIEQKLQWAFRVYDIHEDGYISKEEMKDIISAIHKVTGSKRDTGSEMTLRQEIEEVFQRMDKNADQRISLREFLESAAKDPGLVKLLELHQTTDTCQSTQ; the protein is encoded by the exons ATGGGGAAACAGAACAGCAAATTACAACCAGGAACCATCGAAGAGCTAAGCAAGCAAACGGAGTTCTCCGAGGAAGAGATTCGGCAATGGTACAAGGACTTTGTTCATGATTTCCCGAAAGGCTATGTGAAGCTGGGTGAATTTGAGCGGATGTACGAGGGATTTTTTCCCAATGGAGACGCTTCCAAGTTCGCCAAACACGTCTTCCATGCGTTTGATGTGGACGGGGACGGCCACATTGATTTTCGGGAGTTTGTTTGCGGTCTGAACGCAACCTTACGGGGAAGCATAGAGCAGAAGCTGCAGTGGGCATTCAGGGTGTACGATATTCACGAGGACGGCTATATTTCCAAGGAAGAAATGAAGGACATTATTTCT GCTATTCATAAAGTCACGGGCAGCAAGAGGGACACCGGAAGCGAGATGACACTACGGCAGGAAATCGAGGAAGTGTTTCAGAGAATGGACAAGAATGCCGACCAAAGAATCTCTCTCAGAGAATTCTTAGAGAGTGCAGCAAAAGACCCAGGCTTGGTCAAGCTGCTGGAACTTCACCAAACAACAGACACATGCCAGTCCACACAGTAG
- the LOC128165975 gene encoding uncharacterized protein LOC128165975: MPTSNSASSVNNRSSFSDLQKCVDNMQLTNQTKIAHPNSKKQEICVSTEKAIQELKKMIDVAFSSWTKRFELIHADSIGILELASDELKRFSTTVLETKILLQSMLENGSAKQLFITKQSQLARIVDHVSRLKSQDIWNFSREYTQQDTRFCQQLLNHKKFEDVKMSRVPSGTIETILQSISKAYCSNFLRRKHEMSKKDWMKVTFKLVSQIISLPERSYYGLFIHDTNIILSFMNPPSLKIFDINEPGGKCIHTEECPSPPYGLCHSRVNENLNEVYVSFENRIVLYWIDVEDNVNFIKLRTIKLIKPMQSISCGLTTLYSANSSKAFICSPDFVIERESLYSKGFAAVPFLFSSSKSDFHAFTRGGRVVVVDRNYKQNFHSF; this comes from the coding sequence ATGCCAACAAGCAATTCTGCAAGTTCTGTGAACAATCGTTCATCGTTCTCTGACCTGCAGAAGTGTGTTGATAACATGCAGCTGACAAATCAGACCAAAATTGCCCACCCTAATTCAAAGAAACAAGAAATTTGTGTGAGCACTGAAAAGGCAATTcaagaattaaagaaaatgattgACGTAGCATTTTCGTCATGGACAAAGCGATTTGAACTGATCCATGCAGATTCTATCGGAATCTTGGAACTTGCATCTGATGAATTGAAACGGTTTTCGACCACAGTTCTTGAAACCAAAATTCTTCTACAATCGATGTTAGAGAATGGCTCTGCTAAACAACTGTTTATCACCAAACAAAGTCAGCTCGCTAGAATCGTTGATCATGTTTCTCGTTTGAAATCTCAggatatttggaatttttctagaGAGTATACACAGCAAGACACTAGATTTTGTCAGCAGCTTTTGAATCACAAAAAGTTTGAGGATGTAAAGATGTCCAGAGTTCCATCTGGAACGATTGAGACTATTCTACAGTCTATCTCGAAAGCGTATTGCAGCAATTTCTTGAGAAGGAAACATGAAATGTCCAAGAAGGACTGGATGAAAGTTACTTTCAAACTAGTATCCCAAATAATCAGTTTGCCAGAGAGGTCTTATTATGGTTTATTTATTCATGACacaaacatcattctaagcttTATGAATCCCCCTTCTCTTAAAATTTTCGACATTAACGAACCTGGTGGAAAATGTATTCACACCGAAGAGTGTCCTAGCCCTCCGTATGGTCTGTGCCACTCCAGGGTAAACGAGAACTTGAATGAGGTCTACGTGTCTTTCGAAAACAGAATAGTTCTTTATTGGATTGATGTCGAAGACAATGTTAACTTTATAAAACTCCgaacaataaaattaattaaacccATGCAATCAATTTCATGTGGACTAACCACTTTATACTCTGCAAATAGCTCGAAAGCATTTATTTGTTCTCCGGATTTTGTTATAGAACGTGAATCGCTGTATAGCAAAGGATTTGCTGCTGTCCCATTTCTTTTTTCGTCATCGAAGTCTGATTTTCATGCGTTTACTAGAGGTGGGAGAGTTGTTGTTGTAGATCGAAATTACAAACAGAATTTCCACAGCTTTTGA
- the LOC128165271 gene encoding neurocalcin homolog, whose translation MGSRSSALKPETMADLRKQTEFTEKEIQDWYKDFIADWPKGYMNVEEFEKMYAGFFPKGDASKFARHVFRAFDLNDDGHVDFREFICGFSATLRGTTVQKLKWAFSIYDIDKNGFISKGEMKDIISAIHKIAGIMTQNESEQAVQQKIDEVFREMDKNHDEKISLQEFIESTSQDRSLISVLELNYDIQ comes from the exons ATGGGTTCTCGGAGCAGTGCGCTGAAACCAGAAACAATGGCGGATCTAAGAAAACAAACAGAGTTCACGGAGAAAGAAATACAGGATTGGTACAAAGACTTTATTGCAGACTGGCCTAAAGGCTACATGAATGTCGAAGAGTTCGAAAAAATGTACGCGGGATTCTTCCCGAAAGGAGACGCTTCGAAATTTGCCAGACACGTTTTTCGAGCTTTCGACTTGAATGACGATGGACATGTCGATTTTCGGGAATTTATTTGCGGATTCAGCGCCACCCTGCGTGGTACCACTGTACAGAAACTCAAGTGGGCTTTTAGCATCTATGACATTGATAAAAATGGATTTATCTCTAAAGGCGAGATGAAGGATATCATTTCG GCTATTCACAAAATTGCTGGAATTATGACGCAAAACGAAAGCGAACAAGCCGTGCAGCAGAAAATAGACGAGGTCTTCCGGGAGATGGATAAAAACCATGACGAAAAAATCTCCCTCCAAGAATTCATCGAGAGCACCTCCCAGGACAGGAGCTTGATAAGCGTGCTGGAGTTAAATTACGACATTCAGTGA